The Malus domestica chromosome 17, GDT2T_hap1 genome contains the following window.
AATGTTTCCAACATATTCCCTTGcagtaaattatttaattagatTTCCGTTTGACTGCAGGTGCTACACctccaaggaaaagaaaaggattCTGAGGCCCTTATTCAGGATTCGATCAGAATACTTGAGGTCAACAGCTTGTACAGTATTTTGTTCACTGTTTGAATTTGACATTTACTATTCTAACACTCATTTGTTATTTGACTATATAGGATGGTGGCCTAGGGGAGTCAATGGTGTGTGTCAAGAGAATGCGATCTCTTGCTCAGGTTGTCTCTTTTTCCAGGTTTCCACTGTGACTCTTGTTTCACAAGACATAATTATATATGATGATTGGGTATGCATACCAAATGACAATTTGAATTGTGAGAGGAAGTCTTAACTCTCTTAGAAAGTTGATGAAGTTTATGTGTAAGGGCTTAACGATTACACCCTGTATGTTACAGAACCCTCCTCTTCAACTAATGCTCAAGATAAACCTCAAATTGCACCCCTCATCATAGCTTGCTGCTTTGGGCCTTGACTCtaaatttgttttataaccAGTTCATCCATCCACACACTGTATTGGAAATTCTTGGGTATAAGAACCAGACCGttctttatatattatattctaGAACTGTTGGATAGCGTAAAAAAACTTACAGCTGCTCTTATGTACCACTCGGATACATTTTGGTTATTGGACGTCTTCATCTTTCCCTTAAGTCTAATTAATTTCTTGCTTCTCTCTCTAGATATATACAAAATCCAATCGTTCTGCAGAGGCTGAGAACGTACAAAGAAAGATTCTACATATAATGGAATTAACGAAGGTTTGACATTTAACTGTTTTTATCTGTATCTTTTCATACTATATGCTAAAGTTAGTTTAGTTCATAAAGTTTCTTATAGATGTTTGGTGCGTGCTTAAATGAATTACTTTCTCCTGACTTGTTTTCTGTATACCTTCATGTTTGGCTATGTGGATGAGAGATTCTATTTACAAACATTTGTTACTGTCTGGCAATGCAGGGATGGAATTCAATGGAAACAGTTGTAACAGCTGAGGGGCTCGCACTGATCCTACAATCCGCCGGGAGCTTAAAGGATGCTGAAGAGCTTCTTGAAAGGTAAGAGCATTATAATTGAAGATCAGATGACACGATTTTCCATTACTTAAGAGAATTTTGTTTACTACTTTCCTTTCAGATGTCTTGATGCTCGGAAAACCTTACTTCCTGAAGATCATATCCAGGTTTTCTTTTGCACATTCAGCTCATGTAAATATCCCCAATAATGTGACATATATTCTGATTGCTTATGATTTTGGTTAGCATTCACTCCACTTCGTCATATTTCATTATGAATACATGGCAATACTATTTATGCATTCACTGCACTTCGTCTTATTTCATTATGAATGCATGGAAATGCTGTTTTGATTGGTTCTGATTCTTGAGAGCATTCACCTATACTTTGTCTGATTTCATTATAACAAGAAATTTATTGGCAAAAATCAATAATTCTGTACAACATAGACATGTGCAACAATTaactttaaatatttaattgtgTGAAAAGACAAAAGAGGATATAATattgaaacttaaaataatatttCTATCTACACCCCTCAAACCCTAATATTTTCTCAACACAAATTCATCTTCCCAATCGTTCATCTGCTTTCCCCACAACCCCTAACATTTCATCAGCTGAAAGCTTACCAACTGATCAACATAATGTACAGTGTTTCGTCCTCTTCATCAACTAACATGTTCGATATTGTGCAATACAAAAAGGCGCTGCctaaatgaagaaataagaatTACTTAATGCCATGGGAACAAATTAACAGTATTTTGGGTAGGAAGTTgtatgaaatttgaattttcatttcaagtgaaaaagaaaagtatGGCTGCAATAATTCACTTAAAGGAAAAGTTAGCGTGCACTTTGGATTAGGcctgattttatttatttatttattttttttttttttttttgtcaatgggCAGATTGGTGCAAATATGCTTCACATTGCTAGAGTGGCAATGCTCAATTCCAACCAACTAAAGAAGATGGACACTTCTAAAGCAATTTCTGAGCTTGACAAGGCCAGAGATAATTTAAATGAGTCCATAAGGTTTGTTTCATTTAGTCATAAATTTTACGCAAAAGAATTTGTAACCATACAAATGAAAGTGATGATGCGTTGATCAATTACGATTTCATCAACCTATTTATTACCTTAAAGGACTAACTTGtttattttggtttgttttgattaTGTGATTTTCACATCCTCTTCGTTATATTACAGGGTATTTAGTACTATTTGTCCAGTAGTGATTTTTGCAAAAGTTGATATACATAATGGTTGagtctttttattttgttatgctTCTTATTTCGAAGATTCGATGACATGTTGGTGTAACTAAAATTGAACTGTTGCTTCAATATATTTTGCTAGATCCTGTCATATTAGGCTCTATTCATAATATGCTTGGGAAGAGGTCAATTTGAATAGGATAGAtccctttttttcaaagcacggGTGTGCGgagaaattttattaaattttgtttcCCATTGGTTGACATAGTTGATCATTTATGGTACGAATGGCCCCTTTAGAGCTACAATTTTAGGTTTTTAATAGCCCAAGATCTAAGTGGTGAACCAATCAAagagtgaaaataaaaaatcttacgTAAATTTTGGTTCTACACCCTAAGCAATCAACCATGTCAACAAATGGGATCATAGTGAAAGAAAATATAGAATAAATGAGATTTTCTCAATGTGAAAGAAAGAATAACTCGTATTAGGTATCTCTATGGTTATGGCTTTGCccaaagagagagaatgtttcCTTGTGCGATGTACGGAGACATTGATTTGTACTTATAATTACTTTTTAAGTTGTGTGTTTCACTTTTTGATTCAGTTAAATAACGTAGGATAGAAAGCCCCTGGGGTTAGTCCAAGTGGTGAGGGAGGGTGCAGTAATGGGTTAGGATTAGGATTGGTGCAAGGTGTAATTCCCTTTATTGTAACCAAAAACTAAGAATGCATCATAAACTAGTTATTATTTATGagaaaaattgctttctttacaAAAACCAAGAATGTATCATGAATGGTTAGGATTGGGATTAGAATTCATCTGTGTAACTTTTTACAACTTTCTTTTTTCTGTAATAGGATAGCACGGTGTTCGTTGGATAAATCAATCAAGAAGAATAGAAAGATACAAAGTGATATTGGAAGGAGTTGTCGTGTGCCTTTGGTCATAATGGTCAGTTTTCTTCTGTGCAACAAATATTTACCTCTGCTGTATAATTCTCATCCTGTCTCTCTCTTCTCACACATGCGGGTCTTCTTATATGCGAGGATTTGGGACTGCAAATATCTAGTTCTGTACTATAAAATAAAGCCACATGCAGTTCTTGTTTAAAATTGTCCCTTTTTAGCAATATTTTTCTTGCTGGTACTAGCATGCATAATACATGTATATACACATTTTCCACTTTGAGTTTGATGGATGTATGTACTTACAGTTGCAAGCATTTGACGCTCTTAGCCTTGTGGCGATCGCTAAGCAAGAATTACAGGAATCAAAGGTTTAGTAATTTTTTCTGGTTGACCTACTACTATATACTGTCAATTCAAACTGGCTGACCTGTTACTATTTTTGTAAACTGTAGCAGGATGAGTGTTCACCTAACATCGAAGCTGAGGATGCACTATTTAGATGCATCTCTGCTTACAAAGAGGTACCTTTTTGTGTTCATAACTTAATTGCTCTCGCTCATTTTTATGGTTTTCTCCCCCTTCTAGGTggttattttaaataaatggtTGCGAATGCACTTAGGAGTAATtctttttgtatgttttttattttatttaaatattggaGAGAAATGAAGCTAATTGATTTTTCGTCAGACTTTACATCTGCTAACTTGTATACTGTATATGCTGTGTTGCTTAAGTTGTCGTAGGGCCCGAAGAAATGTCCATAGTTTACATTACGTGAAAATATTGCTAAAGTATTTGATATTCTTGTTCCGGTTCACTACCTATAGGCAGACATTGTCTCTGAGCTTAGTTCTACTACAGAAATCAGTCCAATTATTTAACTTTTCAGGAGTTACCTTTAAGTGACAGTGTTCATACTTCATTTTATTCTTAGCTAGGTATATTTTATTAAGGGCGATTTTGGGAGGGCCAGAATCACTTTTGGGGAGACACCTCCTATGTGCTTCTCCATAAAATCATTAAAAGTGATTACCACACTCCCAGACAGGCCCTTGGTAAAACAAGAAAATCTAACTCTCAAATAATAGGGTACCTACTTATCAAATATACTTGGGGAAGTCCGTGGTAAACTTTCGCCTTTTGAAAATTGTGCTCAATCTGTTCACATGTTCAATAGACGACCAGTGTGATTATTGTTTCACAATTAACATCTGAGCCTTCTATTTTTGGACGTTCGATGCGCCTTCTTATAGTTGTGTTTGCATGTTGATTTGTTTCTCCTTATCGATTTGTAGTTTGTAACTGAGAAATCGGTTGCTGAGTTTCCTGAAGTGAAGGCAGAGTATCTTAAATGTTTGAAGCATCTTATAAGCTTAAATAGTGGTACCAGTACCCAAAGGTCACAGCAATCTACAAGAGTCAATCTGCAAGATCTGAGAGATGAAATCAAGCATCTTGAACTCGAACTCTCCCCGTCTAGGAAACGTAAAATCTAAGGCTGCTGTCAATGGTCGATTGTTGTTGCAGAAGCAGTTAcaggtaaaaataaatatttattcttGTCAGTGCTTCTATCTACCAATGAATCTGATTTAGGACATTGCTTTCAAAAAACGCTCATAGCAAACGTTGACGGATCACTTCCACAAACTGACCCGCCAACATTTGTTATGATAATTACATCAACAGATTGTAACTTTTGATTACATTAATTACATCAACGATAATGTTTTCGAAGTTGGAAGCTCAACGTCAGGTGTTATTGTCCAGGCACCCTTGTAATTAGCATCACCAAATCACGGTGGATTCTCAGAAATGGTGGGGTGCGAGAAAAAGCATTGCTTCCCAATTCATGGTGGATTCTCAGTATTGTCGTCAGTTTTCATGGCAATAAGGGCGATTCGAGAGTCGAAAGGTGgttgaaccgtctattttttaagttgcagTTCATAGATCATTTTCGCAAAATATTAACCAACTCAAAAATGTTTGAGACATTTAATTaacttcaaagaaattaacgaacACTATGTTCTATGAAGCTTAAAATTGCATTCTAACAATTAAATTGACAAATAGTTTCGGATTGAACGGTTAGGGCCTTTAGACTTGCATTAGTTTCGGATTGTATAAGCTCTGTAGCTTAAGTCTCCTTTAATTTCACTATGTTGAACGTTTAGGCCATTGTTAAACTTTTCAGTGGACCCAAACGCCCATTTCCATTGAATGTTCTTATTCAATTCTGACAATGCTAGCTGCAGCAAGACCAAATTGCACCCAAAGATGCAGGGAGTAGGATTAgctccccctttttttttttaggaaaactaatgaaaatggcttgaaaactttgagttttaatgataatgacaaaataaagggtaaagtgaatagtaccataattgattttttattgtaaaaatgtggtttttcgttaaagtgaacagtatcgggtgcttttcgttaaagttccctttttttttcccttcctttcCCTCCCCCTCTATTTGAACTgtcacggttaagttacgtcaacatcttatattaattttttatagcaagGGAAAGACTAAATAAGAGAATATAAGAGGATGGGATagaaagagaaagggagagaatcctagtccATGATGCAATCACTCCCATGAGAGGATAATATATGACACTGACGTCTTGTACCGATGAAATAAAAACACGTCTATATTTTTTATTCTCATGTTCATGTTTTATTAGACAAGACATCACGTGGCGATGTATTGTCCCATATAAGTTGCTCTTCCACGAGAAATCTGATACCatttattttaaggaaaactaaccaaaatggcttcaaaattttgaattttaaccaaaaatcatatacaaactttatttaatgataaggacaagaaataaaaaagaaaaaaaataacaaacaatCCAACCCTATCGCGTGTAACCACGCGCCAACCaattcaattatcaaatcaAGCATCTAATGTGACTATGAGCAGATAGAACTGATAAGAAGATTAACGTGCATTGCAAAATAAGTAGTGGGAGTAGTACAATGAATGATGAGATGgaatggatggatgaaataaattatttttaaaatgatgagATGGAATGGATGGAtgatataaattatttttaaaacatttcattggGAAGGAAAACGTGAGAGCGAAGCGTCAAtagctttttttcttttagagagggagagagagaaatatgtTTACattcagaaagaaagaaaagaaaagtagtaaTTTTCAACAGAAAATCAACAGTGCAAAAGCAGCACCCAAATTactttttaaatatttcatCGGGAAGGAAAAGGTtcaaagagagagagtgtgtgtaaGGAAGAGATTGTGGGGTAAAGCCAACCAAATCCTTTCAAACTGACATCAACAAactccaaaaaaatttaaaaagagagaaatttgagataaaaaaaaatatattgctGACACCAATACATGACAGTAATTTGTAAGGAAATAGTTTTAAAAATAGTGATAGTGCTAGTGTTCgattttaagaaatagttagttTTTTGtctaagaaatagtcagtgcttagtttacgaaatagtgacaatactagtttacgaaacagtgataatactagtgtttggtttgaaaaatagtcagtgtttagtttacaaaattatgATAGTACTATTATTTGGTTTAATATATAGTCTATTGTGTtcggtttaagaaatagtcagtgtttagtttacgaaatagtaatagtactagtgttcagtttaagaaatagtcagtgttcagtttacgaaatagtcagtgtttagttcaAAAAGTAATGATAGTattagtgttccgtttaagatatagttagtgtttagtttaagaaatattgttcagtttaagaagtaATCAATGTTCAGTTTGAAAAATAGTGTTCGGTTTAAGAAGTAGTCaatgttcaatttaagaaatagtgttcagtttaatAAGTAGTCAATGttttgtttaagaaatagtcacaGTATCaatgttcataaaactaaataatgaaatttttctttatttttgattttgtaatattattacttaatttgttctaaaacaattgaaagaatagacaaatacataaataataaaataaaaataaaatgtttatgGAGTGAGGTGAAAGGAGAGAGAAGAGTGGGGAGAggtgaaaaaaacaaaagttgaaGTGGATGGGTGAGGTGAAATGATGGAGACAAGTTCCAAAACCCATTAATTTTCTATGCTATTAGCTTATTTGAACATCCTTATCTTCCCCAACTATTTTAATCAACTCCATAAAGTTATAAGAACTCAGTATTATAAATTCGATCATGCAGAGAAGAAAGCCGAGGGGAAGCTTTAACGACATCGATGAATCGGCAGTAGTAAAGGCAGCTGCATGGGCATGGTTCGAGCACGGTCCGGTTTCCGACGGCGAGTCGATCATGCCGGAATTCGATTTAAGAAGGGCTTGTCACGCTGCTTATAAACCGTCCAGGTACAAGCTAGAAGCTATGGAAAATATAGCCAACATTAGCAGTAAAGAAAGTGTTACTGCATCTAATAAATCACTCCTTGATACATATGAAATTGAAAGTATATCTCGGAAATTGGATCAACTTATAGAATTTAGTGGGGACAGAAGCAAACTTCATAAGGGTTTTCTAGTTGGACACGTTCTTGGTATAAAGAACATGAAAGAGGGCGGGAGAGGTTCGGACTCTGATCTTGAATACAGAGATAAACGCTCTTTACCACTGAAGCTACAAGTCCCCGAAGAAGTTCGTCAACAAGAATGTGTGCCGCTCATGGATGGTAACACGAACGGGAGGAAGAAAAGGAACCAGAACGTTAGAGGAGGATTTTGGCATAGGCATGTGGCGATATGTGGCAGAAGTGAAGATGTTGTAAACACAAAAGCTTTCGTGGTTCGTCATCGGCGGCCGGAAAAGGGATAAACTGTTCAGATATATAAACCTCCAGGGCGAAGAAGAAATTGCGCTCTTTTTAAGTTTTGAGAAAATAAATGAACGTAAGTGTAAAGTTCCATCACCGCTTTAGTTTGTAAGAAGTTTGGGAAAAATATGTGTATGAAGTTTCCATTTAACGTACAAGATTGACATTTAAGGGTGGCAATTTGTGAGGGTGAATAATGTTTGTGACTTTATCTTTGTGTTTGTGTCAAGATAGCTAATCCAAAATTCTAGTGAGACATGTCAAATGACACTAACTAAACATCCTTGAAACATTACTCAATAGATTAATTTCGCGATGGAAATAACATACAAGATTAAACAGAATTGTGTAGGAGGAAAAAGAGACAAGATTAAACAAGGAAAGTGCAGTTACCATTTCCCTTTTCCAAAATACCCTTACTCTAATAGGGCACCAAGCCgcatagtgttttttttttttgtcaaacgatagattttgttatatTAGATGTTAAATTAGTCATTTACGGGATTTGAACCCACGCCATTATGTAAGGGCTCAACACCTTTCCGCCAAGTCGCATAGTTGAATACTTGATTTCTCTTCACAGCACTCGGTTGTGTTTTCTTCGGAAGGTGTGTAGAGTTTTTACTTGGGTGTACACACCACCACCTTCTGTACACACCACCACCTTCTGTATACACCACCTTCTGTTTGCCTGCCTTTATTGGCACTGTTGTCGGTGGATTTTCCACCGGCTTCTTTCTTTGACTGGTTGTGAATTTGGCTGCTTGCTACCGGTTCGGGGCATTGGTTTGTGCTGGCGTGGATGCTCTGCGGTGTTGGAGCACTGGTTTTCTTCACGCCTGGGGTTTTGGTTGGTCGACGTGCTGGACGGCTTGCGTTGGTGGCTTTCGACATTGCCGGTATCGGAGGGGCCAAAATTTGTTTTGGGCTCTTTTGTATGTACTGTTCAGGtccaatgttttgttttgtactTGAGTAGTTTGTGGACCtctttgtatgtttgtttggcCTTGCGCCCTGGAATATAATGTccagttttccaaaaaaaaaaaaataataataataataataatacaagaACAGAATAAAAGATGAGGCTTGCATTTGTCAAGAATTACAAGTAAAATGACATTAAAACCAACCAGCCCTTTGAAAAATACGGTTCATAAATGACACTTATTCAACACAATGGGCAGAATGATGAGGAATTGGAGCAATTAACCACATCTTGGCACTTTTAATAGGGAAAATAGCAACGTAATACAATTTAAAGGACAAAGCTAATTCTAGTTTGTAGCTAAGGACACACAAGGATCTTTTAAACGGACCTGGCAAAACACATTTCCAGCCTCAATGAAAGACGGGACTTGGAACTGCACGGGTGTAGGTGCAGCGGTGTGTGCTCATGGCTTCAACAGAATGGTGGTTTCTGCAATCATAGAAGTGACAACATATGGATCCATGTTCGACGCAGGCCTCCTGTCCTCGAAATAGCCCTTGCCAGCTTGTTCTGTCTCTCTACCAACACGGATAGAAGCACCGCGGTTGGCAACACCCCATTTAAATGTGTTGATATCGGCAGTTTCATGCCTTCCTGTCAAACGGCGTTCATTGCCTTCTCCATAGGCAGCAATGTGCTCCTTGTGCCTGAGTCCCAACTTGTCAATTGCCTTCTTGATAATTTCATAGCCTCCATCTTCTCTCATGGACTTGGTGCTGAAACCATAGCACATTACAATCGTCATCGAATAGGAAAACAATGCTAACCGTGACATAGTTTGATCAACAGACACAAATCCTTAACAACT
Protein-coding sequences here:
- the LOC103405880 gene encoding uncharacterized protein isoform X2, with protein sequence MSLRQAAANMIKRRFRLASQTFSSTCGGAATVIPLARRTRFDHGSKDCSWRMNYSHRDPRLWLFVSGNAAIFLAIHSNTVLAKDESVDPDNGTEGAKAMGLRKIEDGSVISNIHTSKWRIFTDKGRDFFLQGKLEEAEKLFLSALQEAKEGFGEREPHVASACNNLAELYRVNKAYNKAEPLYLEAISILEESFGPEDIRVGVAFHNLGQFYIAQRKLEEARTCYERALKIKGCVLGLNHSDYADTMYHLGTVLHLQGKEKDSEALIQDSIRILEDGGLGESMVCVKRMRSLAQIYTKSNRSAEAENVQRKILHIMELTKGWNSMETVVTAEGLALILQSAGSLKDAEELLERCLDARKTLLPEDHIQIGANMLHIARVAMLNSNQLKKMDTSKAISELDKARDNLNESIRIARCSLDKSIKKNRKIQSDIGRSCRVPLVIMLQAFDALSLVAIAKQELQESKDECSPNIEAEDALFRCISAYKEFVTEKSVAEFPEVKAEYLKCLKHLISLNSGTSTQRSQQSTRVNLQDLRDEIKHLELELSPSRKRKI
- the LOC103405880 gene encoding uncharacterized protein isoform X1, which encodes MSLRQAAANMIKRRFRLASQTFSSTCGGAATVIPLARRTRFDHGSKDCSWRMNYSHRDPRLWLFVSGNAAIFLAIHSNTVLAKDESVDPDNGTEGAKAMGLRKIEDGSVISNIHTSKWRIFTDKGRDFFLQGKLEEAEKLFLSALQEAKEGFGEREPHVASACNNLAELYRVNKAYNKAEPLYLEAISILEESFGPEDIRVGVAFHNLGQFYIAQRKLEEARTCYERALKIKGCVLGLNHSDYADTMYHLGTVLHLQGKEKDSEALIQDSIRILEDGGLGESMVCVKRMRSLAQIYTKSNRSAEAENVQRKILHIMELTKGWNSMETVVTAEGLALILQSAGSLKDAEELLERCLDARKTLLPEDHIQIGANMLHIARVAMLNSNQLKKMDTSKAISELDKARDNLNESIRIARCSLDKSIKKNRKIQSDIGRSCRVPLVIMLQAFDALSLVAIAKQELQESKQDECSPNIEAEDALFRCISAYKEFVTEKSVAEFPEVKAEYLKCLKHLISLNSGTSTQRSQQSTRVNLQDLRDEIKHLELELSPSRKRKI
- the LOC103405880 gene encoding uncharacterized protein isoform X3, producing MSLRQAAANMIKRRFRLASQTFSSTCGGAATVIPLARRTRFDHGSKDCSWRMNYSHRDPRLWLFVSGNAAIFLAIHSNTVLAKDESVDPDNGTEGAKAMGLRKIEDGSVISNIHTSKWRIFTDKGRDFFLQGKLEEAEKLFLSALQEAKEGFGEREPHVASACNNLAELYRVNKAYNKAEPLYLEAISILEESFGPEDIRVGVAFHNLGQFYIAQRKLEEARTCYEIKGCVLGLNHSDYADTMYHLGTVLHLQGKEKDSEALIQDSIRILEDGGLGESMVCVKRMRSLAQIYTKSNRSAEAENVQRKILHIMELTKGWNSMETVVTAEGLALILQSAGSLKDAEELLERCLDARKTLLPEDHIQIGANMLHIARVAMLNSNQLKKMDTSKAISELDKARDNLNESIRIARCSLDKSIKKNRKIQSDIGRSCRVPLVIMLQAFDALSLVAIAKQELQESKQDECSPNIEAEDALFRCISAYKEFVTEKSVAEFPEVKAEYLKCLKHLISLNSGTSTQRSQQSTRVNLQDLRDEIKHLELELSPSRKRKI
- the LOC103405880 gene encoding uncharacterized protein isoform X5, whose amino-acid sequence is MSLRQAAANMIKRRFRLASQTFSSTCGGAATVIPLARRTRFDHGSKDCSWRMNYSHRDPRLWLFVSGNAAIFLAIHSNTVLAKDESVDPDNGTEGAKAMGLRKIEDGSVISNIHTSKWRIFTDKGRDFFLQGKLEEAEKLFLSALQEAKEGFGEREPHVASACNNLAELYRVNKAYNKAEPLYLEAISILEESFGPEDIRVGVAFHNLGQFYIAQRKLEEARTCYERALKIKGCVLGLNHSDYADTMYHLGTVLHLQGKEKDSEALIQDSIRILEDGGLGESMVCVKRMRSLAQGWNSMETVVTAEGLALILQSAGSLKDAEELLERCLDARKTLLPEDHIQIGANMLHIARVAMLNSNQLKKMDTSKAISELDKARDNLNESIRIARCSLDKSIKKNRKIQSDIGRSCRVPLVIMLQAFDALSLVAIAKQELQESKQDECSPNIEAEDALFRCISAYKEFVTEKSVAEFPEVKAEYLKCLKHLISLNSGTSTQRSQQSTRVNLQDLRDEIKHLELELSPSRKRKI
- the LOC103405880 gene encoding uncharacterized protein isoform X4 — its product is MSLRQAAANMIKRRFRLASQTFSSTCGGAATVIPLARRTRFDHGSKDCSWRMNYSHRDPRLWLFVSGNAAIFLAIHSNTVLAKDESVDPDNGTEGAKAMGLRKIEDGSVISNIHTSKWRIFTDKGRDFFLQGKLEEAEKLFLSALQEAKEGFGEREPHVASACNNLAELYRVNKAYNKAEPLYLEAISILEESFGPEDIRVGVAFHNLGQFYIAQRKLEEARTCYEIKGCVLGLNHSDYADTMYHLGTVLHLQGKEKDSEALIQDSIRILEDGGLGESMVCVKRMRSLAQIYTKSNRSAEAENVQRKILHIMELTKGWNSMETVVTAEGLALILQSAGSLKDAEELLERCLDARKTLLPEDHIQIGANMLHIARVAMLNSNQLKKMDTSKAISELDKARDNLNESIRIARCSLDKSIKKNRKIQSDIGRSCRVPLVIMLQAFDALSLVAIAKQELQESKDECSPNIEAEDALFRCISAYKEFVTEKSVAEFPEVKAEYLKCLKHLISLNSGTSTQRSQQSTRVNLQDLRDEIKHLELELSPSRKRKI